Proteins encoded together in one Temnothorax longispinosus isolate EJ_2023e chromosome 5, Tlon_JGU_v1, whole genome shotgun sequence window:
- the LOC139813455 gene encoding uncharacterized protein translates to MDQFEQTERDLLELSDQVATVGEFFTWALQCAEFVEQLETRCSAKRQRLSNNPTIGQRQSLVARIARLEGVKSRLEKQFIHSGGNYANAGTSGDTRATELVWREIDAGFETRIMTGAVINTDHIEPRQFLEDACSVVCKRVRNIIKTHNCVKANTAFNGEFVAGDKRANKSICTNNIELCDTSHLREWYELHVIEPTLAKLEEFQERDSGWALTRILNLTKSVNKYNPLRAGCHLELPKDIKVKHAVINVRSMDNACFAWAVTAALYPAERNSDRESSYPHYSTVLNLQNIEFPMTLSQIKQFERLNDISVNVYIIEGQKTSNVLPIRLIDRTSDKKHVNLLCLYYFSSSMKLEVHTVECRKVNKCAIRLPSENKWLSFKNHSRKERLPFVVYADLECVLQKTQPDTEHASYAYQHHRFAPDDNKVRDHCHLTGRYRGPAHSTCNLNYKDSHFIPVIFHNLSGYDAHFIIKEIAAAFEGKIDVLPITKEKYISFTKHVKDTAEKSDSRNDIKLRFIDSYKFLSASLAKLASFLDNDKLKIIRSKFSTLSDNDFELLTRKGVFPYEYVDSVEKLEDTCLPPRDSFYSSLTGDTVSESDYAHAANVWQRFSVRTLGECSDLYLKTDVLLLADVFENFRDSCVASYGLDPAYYYILPGFTWDAMLKHTCINFELLTDVDMVMFVERGIRGGLSQCSGRYAKANNKYMESYDSSKPSSYLMYFDVNNLYGWAMCKPLPYAEFRWVEDASNFDVNTIASDSPTGYILKVDLEYPQDKHDAHAYLPFCPMRDKPPGKRQDKLLATLHDKERYVIHYRNLQQCMCHVTKWKGRYGAEAMIARPNFHSSSVFSENLVAIELRKLEVKFDKPIYVGMCILDLSKVCLYEFHHDYMSPLYRDSCKIMYTDTDSLIYYIKCDDAYENMKHDTARFDTSDYAVDNAYASRQ, encoded by the exons ATGGATCAATTCGAGCAAACCGAACGCGATCTATTGGAGCTGTCCGACCAAGTAGCTACCGTGGGTGAATTTTTCACATGGGCGCTGCAATGCGCGGAATTCGTCGAGCAGCTCGAGACACGCTGTAGTGCCAAACGTCAGCGGCTCTCCAACAATCCAACGATCGGGCAGAGGCAATCGTTGGTTGCCCGAATAGCGCGACTCGAGGGTGTGAAGTCGCGATtggaaaaacaatttatccaTAGCGGTGGTAATTATGCAAACGCCGGTACCAGTGGCGACACGCGCGCGACAGAACTTGTATGGCGAGAAATCGACGCCGGGTTCGAAACGCGAATAATGACCGGTGCTGTAATTAATACAGACCATATAGAACCGCGACAGTTTTTGGAAGACGCCTGCAGCGTCGTGTGCAAGCGAGTgcgaaacattataaaaacacATAACTGTGTCAAAGCGAACACCGCGTTCAACGGGGAGTTTGTGGCGGGTGATAAACGTGCCAATAAgagtatatgtacaaataacatAGAACTCTGTGATACATCGCACTTGCGCGAGTGGTACGAGTTACATGTTATCGAGCCCACATTAGCGAAACTCGAGGAGTTTCAGGAACGCGACAGTGGGTGGGCGTTGACTCGAATCCTCAATTTGACGAAAAGCGTCAACAAGTACAATCCTTTGCGCGCGGGGTGTCACTTGGAATTGCCTAAAGACATTAAAGTGAAGCACGCGGTGATCAATGTGCGATCAATGGACAATGCGTGTTTTGCGTGGGCCGTGACGGCTGCTCTGTATCCAGCCGAAAGAAATTCAGATCGGGAATCATCATACCCGCATTATTCAACGGTACTGAATTTACAAAACATTGAGTTTCCAATGACGTTGAGTCAAATTAAACAGTTCGAACGACTCAACGATATATCAGTCAATGTCTATATCATCGAGGGACAGAAGACTTCAAACGTTCTCCCGATACGGCTTATCGACCGCACGAGTGATAAAAAACATGTGAATCTGCT atgTCTTTACTACTTTAGTTCGAGCATGAAATTGGAAGTCCACACCGTGGAATGTCGAAAGGTAAACAAATGCGCAATCCGACTACCGAGCGAGAACAAGTGGCTCAGCTTCAAGAACCACAGCAGGAAAGAGCGACTTCCCTTCGTGGTGTACGCCGATCTGGAGTGCGTGCTGCAGAAGACACAACCGGATACGGAACACGCGTCATACGCCTATCAACATCATCGG TTCGCGCCTGATGATAATAAAGTGCGTGATCATTGCCACCTGACCGGGCGGTACAGAGGTCCAGCACACTCGACGTGCAATCTGAATTATAAGGATTCTCACTTCATCCCagtaatatttcacaatctGTCGGGCTATGACGCACACTTTATTATCAAGGAGATAGCTGCCGCGTTCGAAGGCAAGATCGATGTACTGCCTATAACAAAGGAAAAGTACATCTCATTTACTAAACACGTGAAAGACACCGCGGAAAAATCTGATTCGCGAAACGATATAAAGTTAAGATTTATCGActcatataaatttcttagCGCGAGTCTCGCAAAATTGGCATCCTTCCtagataatgataaattaaaaattatacgttcaaAATTTTCCACGTTATCCGACAACGATTTTGAATTATTGACGCGAAAAGGTGTCTTTCCATACGAATACGTGGACAGCGTCGAAAAGCTGGAGGATACGTGTTTACCGCCGCGCGATTCATTTTACAGTTCCTTGACCGGtgacaccgtatccgagagcgaCTACGCGCACGCCGCGAACGTATGGCAGCGATTCTCCGTTCGAACCCTGGGCGAATGCAGCGATCTATACCTGAAAACCgatgtcttgctgttggccgacgtgtttgaaaatttccgCGACAGCTGCGTCGCGAGTTACGGACTTGATCCCGCGTACTACTACATTTTACCAGGCTTTACGTGGGACGCCATGTTGAAACATACGTGTATCAATTTTGAACTGCTGACCGACGTTGACATGGTCATGTTTGTCGAACGTGGTATTCGTGGCGGGCTGAGTCAATGTTCCGGCAGATACGCGAAGGCCAACAACAAGTATATGGAGTCGTACGATTCAtcgaaaccgtcgtcgtacctAATGTACTTCGATGTCAACAACTTGTACGGCTGGGCGATGTGTAAGCCACTGCCCTACGCGGAGTTTCGATGGGTCGAAGACGCGTCAAATTTCGACGTTAACACGATCGCTTCGGATTCGCCTACGGGCTATATTCTCAAGGTCGATCTCGAGTATCCGCAGGATAAACATGACGCGCACGCTTacctaccgttctgtccgatGCGCGATAAACCGCCCGGCAAACGGCAGGACAAACTTCTCGCCACGCTGCACGATAAGGAGCGTTATGTCATCCATTATCGCAATCTGCAGCAGTGCATGTGCCATG TGACGAAGTGGAAGGGTAGATATGGCGCGGAGGCAATGATCGCGCGACCGAATTTCCACAGCAGTAGCGTGTTTTCAGAAAATCTGGTTGCCATCGAACTGCGCAAACTCGAGGTAAAATTCGACAAACCGATCTATGTCGGCATGTGCATCCTCGACTTGTCGAAGGTGTGCCTATACGAATTTCACCACGATTACATGTCTCCCCTGTACCGCGACTcgtgtaaaattatgtataccgACACGGACagtttgatttattatatcaagTGCGACGACGCGTACGAGAACATGAAACATGATACAGCCCGGTTCGACACAAGTGACTATGCGGTAGATAACGCTTATGCCTctcgtcaataa
- the LOC139813404 gene encoding uncharacterized protein, whose protein sequence is MKIFSNFPDQNASNELSPYFQMPFNTDKATVIQDTVHILTKMKTRLLKPGLTMKLGCENISSEHLEEMVDKYHKDTHLLCKSDLNSQDKMNFDAAKKISSDKVRNTLKQIPGSKCTIQYLTLMNKIEEAFLNKSLTCSDRVYNMWYTIFFLRAWRHWLYINKIVLKNFITSNTYTCIELNGHGLILLLIKLKDNPEQFLPWFFSSQTCERIFRQTRSMTSTYSTIVNFSILDLLRRLSRIQMINEIVTDLGDSFIFPREKCSSKLGNTAEKDRGKLTLSEIKDILFRAKADALTDCLALGINATEEAFYTIHIKPDSADYFDQEDNLSESDSDEHSISPNENSEYISETDLNDITESKTIFQNMDHLDLKDFSQTLINNKLVLKIKLKTGKTMTIKKSTLCWFFTENKSRLSADRLERVKGMGSQKTLPKTKRLKSQKRIKKSIKPKNKKSKLEEKQVEESETETEDDYISEFESNGSEHVAEHSSSDSEAPKKQQIAIVEEKYYAVYYDDQWYIGRIIKIEETTCQIKFLYRNLDSFNWPKQEDVQHVKKCYIFYGPISLLGLSPFNLKRYDLCAIEKKYKMFKKDK, encoded by the exons atgaaaatatttagtaattttcCAGATCAAAATGCATCCAATGAGCTTTCTCCATATTTCCAG atgCCTTTTAACACCGATAAGGCGACAGTAATTCAAGACACAGTACATATCCTCACAAAAATGAAGACAAGGCTTTTAAAACCAGGATTAACTATGAAGCTGGGatgtgaaaatatttcttcagaACATTTAGAGGAAATGGTTGACAAATATCATAAAGACACccatttattatgtaaatcgGATTTGAATT ctCAAGATAAAATGAACTTCGAtgccgcaaaaaaaatatcttctgATAAAGTGAGAAACACTTTAAAGCAGATACCTGGTAGCAAATGCACTATTCAATACCTGACcctaatgaataaaattgaagaagcCTTCCTAAACAAATCATTAACTTGTTCGGATCGAGTTTATAATATGtggtatacaatattttttttgagGGCCTGGAGACATTGGCTCTACATAAATAAGATTGTTCTCAAGAACTTTATAACTTCAAATACGTATACATGTATAGAGCTTAATGGTCATGGACTTATTTTACTACTAATCAAACTAAAGGATAACCCAGAACAGTTTTTACCCTGGTTCTTCTCAAGCCAAACTTGTGAACGAATATTTCGTCAAACAAGGTCAATGACGAGCACTTACTCgacaattgtaaatttttctatactaGACCTTTTGCGAAGGCTGTCCAGAATTCAGATGATAAACGAAATCGTCACTGACTTAG GAGATTCATTTATCTTTCCGAGGGAAAAGTGCTCGTCAAAATTGGGAAATACAGCAGAAAAAGATCGTGGAAAATTAACACTTAGTGAAATCAAAGATATTCTTTTCCGCGCTAAAGCTGACGCACTAACTGATTGTCTTGCGTTAGGAATAAATGCTACAGAAGAAGCTTTTTATACGATACATATAAAACCAGACTCTGCTGATTATTTTGATCAGGAAGACAACCTGAGTGAATCTGACAGCGACGAGCATAGTATATCACCAAATGAAAATTCAGAGTATATTTCAGAAACAGACCTCAATGATATTACTGAATCTAAAACTATTTTTCAAAACATGGATCATCTGGATCTGAAAGATTTTAGTCAAactctaattaataataaattagttttaaaaataaaactgaagACTGGCAAAACTAtgactataaaaaaatcaacCCTTTGCTGGTTTTTTACCGAAAACAAAAGTCGTTTGTCTGCCGACCGGCTAGAGAGAGTAAAGGGAATGGGCTCTCAAAAAACCCTTCCAAAAAcaaaacgtttaaaaagtcaaaagagaataaagaaatctataaaaccaaagaataaaaaaagtaaattggaAGAGAAGCAAGTTGAAGAAAGTGAGACGGAAACTGAAGATGACTACATTTCAGAATTTGAAAGCAACGGCAGTGAACATGTGGCAGAACACAGTAGCTCTGATTCGGAGGCCCCAAAGAAGCAACAAATAGCCATTGTTGAAGAAAAATACTACGCGGTATACTATGATGATCAGTGGTACATaggaagaataataaaaatcgaagAGACAACGTGtcagataaaatttttgtaccGAAATTTGGACAGTTTTAACTGGCCCAAACAAGAAGACGTGCAACATgtcaaaaaatgttatattttttatggacCTATTTCGCTTTTAGGTTTAAGTCCATTCAACCTTAAAAGATACGACTTGTgtgcaattgaaaaaaagtacaaaatgtttaaaaaagataagtaA